One region of Archocentrus centrarchus isolate MPI-CPG fArcCen1 chromosome 6, fArcCen1, whole genome shotgun sequence genomic DNA includes:
- the hdhd5 gene encoding haloacid dehalogenase-like hydrolase domain-containing 5 gives MQRVSYLKSGWQLLKSTSERAAKQANTQFSTSRYYSHATSSFGLLFDIDGVLVRGRTPIPAAKQCFRNLVDCNGKYKVPVVFVTNAGNCMRQTKAEHLSHLLEVEVSPDQVMLSHSPLRMFTQFHKMCVLVSGQGPVEEVAHNLGFQDVVTIDMLREAYPVLDVVDHNRRPKDIVPPTKGLRPIDAVILFGEPIRWETNLQLIVDVLLTGGNPGNTWSSVRYPHIPVLACNMDLLWMAEAKNPRFGHGMFLVCLESLYKKLTGYELKYEALIGKPSVVTYNYAELLIRQQAERLGWTTPVKRVYAIGDNPMADIYGANLYNRYLQSSRHTRAQMQAQSGGGGIDPTAVDDNPKMTLAELGGASRVAEKNLPEGCCSILVCTGVYSKDQQELPSDPTQTVTEQRIFHGHRDFRFDPSLTQPSFVVQDVKEAVELVFKQEGWPLQ, from the exons ATGCAGAGAGTGAGTTATTTAAAAAGTGGCTGGCAGCTGCTGAAATCAACCAGTGAGAGAGCGGCAAAGCAAGCAAACACCCAGTTTTCGACCTCAAGATATTATAGCCAT GCCACCAGCTCCTTTGGGCTCCTCTTTGACATTGATGGAGTACTGGTGAGAGGCAGGACTCCAATCCCTGCAGCCAAGCAGTGCTTCAGAAACCTGGTGGACTGCAATGGGAAATACAAGGTCCCTGTGGTGTTTGTCACTAATGCTGGGAACTGCATGAGGCAGACCAAAGCTGAACATCTGTCACATCTGCTTGAGGTGGAG GTATCTCCAGACCAAGTGATGCTGTCCCATAGTCCTTTGCGAATGTTTACCCAGTTCCACAAAATGTGTGTGCTGGTCTCAGGACAGGGTCCAGTAGAGGAAGTCGCTCATAA CCTGGGCTTTCAGGATGTTGTTACTATAGATATGCTCAGAGAGGCATACCCAGTCCTAGATGTTGTGGATCACAACAGAAGACCCAAAGACATT GTTCCGCCCACTAAAGGCTTACGGCCAATAGATG CTGTTATCCTATTTGGTGAGCCTATCAGATGGGAGACCAACCTCCAGCTTATTGTTGACGTGCTCCTAACTGGTGGAAACCCAGGCAACACTTGGAGTTCGGTGCGTTATCCTCACATCCCCGTCCTGGCCTGTAACATGGACCTGCTGTGGATGGCAGAGGCAAAGAATCCTAG GTTTGGTCATGGCATGTTCCTGGTGTGCTTGGAGTCTCTGTACAAGAAGTTGACAGGGTATGAGCTCAAGTATGAGGCTCTGATTGGGAAACCCAGTGTGGTGACTTATAACTACGCTGAGCTGCTGATTAGACAGCAGGCTGAGAGACTTGGCTGGACCACACCTGTGAAGAGGGTGTATGCTATCGG CGATAACCCCATGGCTGACATATATGGTGCGAACCTCTACAACCGCTACCTCCAGTCTTCTCGTCATACCAGGGCACAGATGCAGGCACAGAGTGGTGGTGGAGGTATCGATCCCACGGCTGTTGATGACAACCCTAAAATGACATTGGCAGAACTAGGCGGAGCTTCACGTGTGGCAGAAAAGAATCTGCCCGAGGGATGCTGCTCAATCCTGGTGTGCACAGGAGTGTACAGCAAAGACCAGCAGGAGCTGCCCTCAGACCCAACACAAACAGTCACAGAGCAACGCATCTTCCATGGTCACAGGGACTTCCGCTTTGATCCCAGCCTCACTCAACCATCCTTTGTAGTGCAGGATGTAAAGGAGGCAGTGGAGCTGGTATTCAAGCAGGAAGGCTGGCCTCTGCAGTAG
- the rab19 gene encoding ras-related protein Rab-19 yields MQWCRWAGSWKSQLPRQTAEAEIEDSFDFLFKIILVGDSDVGKTCVVQSFKSGIFIEKQQNTIGVDFTVRTLEIDGKKVKMQVWDTAGQERFRTITQSYYRSAHGAMVAYDITRRSTFESVSHWIREVELYGAASVVLILIGNKSDLHAKRQVLFEDACNLAENSGVLAALETSAKEAQNIEAAFILMARELMARNGMTIINEGSENSPEFMLSNSSHPVPSAVASDKKCGC; encoded by the exons ATGCAGTGGTGCAGGTGGGCTGGCAGCTGGAAATCACAACTTCCAAGACAG ACGGCTGAGGCGGAGATCGAGGACTCTTttgactttctttttaaaatcatcCTGGTTGGGGACTCGGATGTTGGGAAGACCTGTGTGGTGCAAAGCTTTAAATCTGGCATCTTCATTGAGAAGCAGCAAAACACCATTGGTGTTGACTTTACTGTTCGTACCCTGGAAATCGATGGCAAGAAGGTGAAG ATGCAGGTGTGGGACACTGCAGGACAGGAGCGTTTCCGCACCATAACTCAGAGCTACTACCGCAGTGCCCACGGAGCAATGGTGGCCTACGACATCACACGGCGCAGCACATTTGAATCGGTGTCCCACTGGATCAGGGAAGTGGAGCTGTATGGAGCTGCCAGCGTGGTGCTGATACTCATTG GTAATAAATCAGACCTCCATGCCAAGAGGCAGGTGCTGTTCGAGGATGCGTGCAATCTGGCAGAAAACAGTGGTGTGTTGGCTGCTCTGGAAACCTCAGCCAAGGAGGCCCAGAACATAGAGGCTGCCTTCATCCTTATGGCTCGGGAACTGATGGCACGCAATGGTATGACCATCATAAATGAGGGCTCTGAAAACTCTCCTGAGTTCATGCTGAGTAACAGCTCTCACCCAGTCCCTAGTGCTGTGGCTTCAGATAAAAAGTGTGGGTGCTGA
- the ccdc34 gene encoding coiled-coil domain-containing protein 34, which translates to MSGERLPNGFSSTPLKDFQSSKGLGDGILPDDEDTFSLLSPIYHDSFDSDEEDQRSTPAQQTSPEQTDDSRLSISPVRCELPKAVSEHSAPSPALSAWEMWLVSKAKEERLKQEKKTEKERLLKENKEKQDREREHKKIIKEEKIQEWIKLKREQERHEQLLKQRKEEEEMQRQQERRRETEQKAQQKYKDWLHKKNREKTEKEKREKEEAALKEEQEMERRRRAEEKFKEWLAKTNEKSSASSKTRSCPSSPYDKSYPSPSFINPVPWKPVHVPPPEASTHKTSSKNPLKPRKSQQSLSGAFRLRNTASPAHLQQRR; encoded by the exons ATGTCTGGAGAGAGGCTACCCAACGGCTTCAGCTCGACCCCTCTCAAAGACTTCCAGTCATCAAAGGGCTTGGGCGACGGCATCCTACCAGACGACGAAGACAccttttctctgctttctccAATTTATCATGACAGCTTTGATAGTGACGAAGAAGACCAGAGATCCACCCCAGCTCAGCAGACCTCACCCGAACAAACAGATGACTCCAGGCTCAGTATTTCACCAGTCAG ATGCGAGCTACCAAAAGCAGTTTCAGAGCATTCTGCACCTTCACCTGCTCTCAGTGCATGGGAAATGTGGTTGGTCAGTAAAGCTAAAGAGGAGCGTcttaaacaggaaaagaaaacagagaag GAACGCttactgaaagaaaataaagaaaagcaagaCAGAGAGCGGGAACATAAAAAGATCATCAAGGAAGAAAAGATCCAAGAATGGATAAAACTTAAAAGAGAACAG GAGAGACATGAGCAGCTTCTTAAacaaagaaaggaggaggaggagatgcagaggcAGCAGGAGAGACGGAGGGAGACTGAACAGAAAGCTCAACAAAAGTACAAAGACTGGCTGCACAAAAAGAACcgagaaaaaacagagaaagagaagagagaaaaa gaggAAGCTGCCctgaaggaggagcaggagatggagCGCCGCAGGAGGGCTGAAGAGAAGTTTAAGGAATGGCTGGCAAAGACGAATGAAAAAAGCAGCGCTAGTTCCAAAACACGCAGCTGTCCATCAA GTCCCTATGACAAATCGTACCCATCGCCCAGCTTTATCAATCCAGTCCCCTGGAAACCAGTTCATGTCCCTCCTCCAGAAGCATCCACCCATAAGACATCCAGCAAGAATCCTCTGAAACCGAGGAAAAGCCAACAGAGCCTCAGCGGTGCTTTTAGGCTGAGAAACACTGCAAGTCCAGCACATTTGCAGCAGAGGAGATGA
- the slc15a5 gene encoding LOW QUALITY PROTEIN: solute carrier family 15 member 5 (The sequence of the model RefSeq protein was modified relative to this genomic sequence to represent the inferred CDS: deleted 2 bases in 1 codon), with translation MAMCRKQVGVADPTCPASESHQVERFQLWFLILPSSKGSRSHSEFFNDSIQPTKQKLHRMLAGDLKRLPEGRSQLRLVSHTPHLDQRPPKKSCKKLQVIICVLLVELFERFTFFGIVCNMILFCTVKLGYDNYLAATVNLCFIGASTLTPVLVGWFAEACLGRTKVLYLCAFLHFFGTAMLPVVAFPFEDFYISNHHMTHQLEPREQQILFYTGLLAAALGIGGIRAILCPMGAYSLQGYNQHQLLTFFNWFYWLVNLNSTVVFLGIAYIQQSVAKNLGFLIPFTSVLLALIAIHMMRNKLTYKPKKGGSLLTTLGVFLNSIKLCCLRYRYLSGHVASWLDRAKENNGGRYSETHVENVKVLAKLFPLYGLQLLYRACITQIPSGYYIQTMNSNLHLNDLLLPIGAMNVISILPLLLLAPLMECAMTCYLSMEKIPPPPVKLITLGHVCATLSVLVAGLSELQRKSYPLVDQTLSGKVLQVSSMPCFQLAPQYILLGLAEALVSPACSLISFHLTPSHIRGISLHFLTLSYGGGCFLGAFIIQLVYFLSGGNFYPSTLHDGNLERFFFLLATLMAINTLVFWSVSYRYIDLRVQGKALTVSPLTEKLLHHKASLRFYDTVDHSTGSIL, from the exons ATGGCCATGTGCAGAAAGCAGGTGGGTGTGGCTGATCCTACGTGTCCAGCTTCAGAGTCACACCAAGTTGAGAGATTCCAGCTCTGGTTTCTGATACTCCCTTCTAGCAAGGGCAGCCGTTCTCATTCAGAGTTCTTTAATGACAGCATTCAGCCCACCAAGCAG AAGCTGCACAGGATGCTAGCAGGAGACCTTAAGAGACTGCCGGAGGGCAGAAGCCAATTGCGACTTGTCTCCCACACCCCTCATCTAGACCAGAGACCACCAAAGAAGTCTTGCAAGAAGCTCCAAGTGATTATCTGTGTACTTCTTGTAGAGCTTTTTGAAAGATTCACTTTCTTTGGGATTGTATGCAACATGATTCTCTTCTGCACTGTGAAGCTTGGATATGACAACTACCTGGCCGCAACAGTCAACCTGTGCTTCATAGGAGCCAGCACTCTGACCCCTGTTCTGGTTGGCTGGTTTGCAGAAGCCTGCCTAGGGAGGACTAAGGTGCTATACTTGTGcgcttttcttcatttctttg GCACAGCCATGCTGCCTGTGGTGGCGTTTCCCTTTGAGGATTTCTACATCAGCAATCACCACATGACCCATCAGCTGGAGCCTCGAGAGCAGCAGATCCTGTTTTACACTGGCCTCCTGGCTGCTGCGCTGGGCATCGGTGGCATCCGAGCTATCCTCTGTCCCATGGGAGCCTACAGCCTGCAGGGCTACAACCAGCACCAGCTCCTGACCTTCTTCAATTG gtTCTACTGGTTGGTGAACCTGAATTCCACTGTTGTGTTTCTGGGTATTGCTTACATTCAACAATCTGTGGCCAAAAATCTAGGCTTCCTCATCCCCTTCACATCTGTGCTGCTGGCTCTCATCGCCATACACATGATGCGCAACAAACTCACCTACAAACCCAAGAAAG GTGGATCATTACTGACTACACTGGGAGTTTTTTTGAACTCTATTAAGCTGTGTTGCCTCCGCTATCGCTACCTGAGTGGACATGTGGCATCTTGGCTAGACCGGGCGAAAGAGAACAATGGTGGCCGGTATAGTGAGACTCATGTAGAGAATGTCAAAGTCCTGGCCAAGCTCTTCCCTCTTTACGGGCTTCAACTGTTGTACAGAGCCTGCATCACACAG ATCCCTTCAGGTTACTACATACAGACGATGAACTCCAACCTTCACCTGAACGACCTCCTCCTGCCCATCGGTGCCATGAATGTGATCAGCATCCTGCCACTGCTGCTCTTAGCCCCACTGATGGAGTGTGCAATGACCTGCTACCTGTCCATGGAAAAAATTCCTCCGCCACCTGTAAAGCTCATTA CTCTGGGCCATGTGTGTGCCACTCTGTCAGTCCTGGTGGCAGGTTTGTCTGAGCTGCAGAGAAAGTCCTACCCCCTGGTGGATCAGACACTGTCTGGGAAGGTTTTGCAAGTGTCATCGATGCCATGTTTCCAGCTGGCTCCTCAGTACATCCTTCTCGGTCTGGCAGAAGCTCTCGTCAGCCCTGCGT GTTCCCTCATTTCGTTCCACCTCACCCCCAGCCACATCAGAGGGATCTCCCTGCACTTCCTCACTCTGTCCTAtggagggggttgttttctaggAGCCTTCATTATCCAGCTGGTATACTTTCTCTctggag GTAACTTTTACCCAAGCACACTGCATGATGGCAATTTGGAGAGATTCTTCTTCCTCCTAGCCACACTGATGGCTATAAATACCCTGGTGTTTTGGAGTGTATCATACAG GTACATAGACCTGAGGGTTCAGGGTAAAGCGCTGACCGTCAGCCCTCTGACTGAGAAGCTGCTGCATCACAAGGCCAGTCTGCGATTCTACGACACTGTAGACCACTCCACTGGTTCAATTTTATGA